In Pecten maximus chromosome 10, xPecMax1.1, whole genome shotgun sequence, one genomic interval encodes:
- the LOC117336710 gene encoding uncharacterized protein LOC117336710 encodes MEKYMSFSLGNLRFIDSLQFLNAPLDTLVSNLVAEGVDKFPNLSRHFHNEEHLQLLLRKGVYPYDYATSPEKFDENKLPGQDQFYNKLTETDLSDADYRHAQSVWHTFDMTCFGEYHDLYLKTDVLLLADVFENFRSISLEYYHLDPAHYYSAPGFSWDAMLKMTGVELQLLDDIDMVLMVEKGIRGGVSMISKKFAQANNPKAPEYDPSKPNTWLTYLDMNNLYGTSMSESLPEKDFAWLTPEQISNLVVSNIDDNADTGYILEVDLEYPEHLHDKHNDYPLAPENIGITKDMLSPHSQDLREKLNIKGKPFRKLVPNLYPKQQYVLHYRNLKYYLSKGMLLTKIHRVIEFKQFAWLKPYIDFNTIKRKQAKNDFEKDFFKLMNNSVFGKTMENMRKRVSVELVNTPKRLRKVCAKPNFQSFKIFNKDLVAVNMKKTNIILNRPIYAGFCILEVSKIFMYEFHYDFIKQKYGPKAELLFTDTDSLAYCIETPDWYGDIRDNADLFDTSNFPKDSSLFSMNNCKVLGKMKDECSGQIMDQFVGLKPKMYSLTCGGVEKRTAKGVKKSVIEKQLRHQAYLLCLSEQSSCKHKMNLIRSFDHQLYSITVNKTSLSPYDDKRYFTGIDSLAYGHYTISQT; translated from the coding sequence ATGGAGAAGTACATGTCATTTTCTCTAGGGAACCTGAGATTTATTGATTCCTTGCAATTTCTAAATGCTCCTCTAGACACACTGGTGTCCAATTTGGTAGCAGAGGGAGTTGATAAATTCCCGAATTTGTCGAGACACTTCCACAACGAGGAGCATCTCCAACTTCTTCTTCGAAAAGGGGTATACCCATACGATTACGCAACGTCACCCGAAAAGTTTGATGAAAACAAATTACCTGGACAAGATCAGTTTTATAATAAACTTACAGAAACGGATCTGTCCGACGCAGATTATAGACACGCGCAATCGGTCTGGCACACCTTCGATATGACTTGTTTTGGTGAGTATCATGACCTTTACTTAAAGACGGATGTCTTGCTGTTGGCCGATGTGTTCGAGAACTTTCGATCAATCAGTTTAGAATATTACCATTTAGACCCCGCCCATTATTACTCGGCTCCCGGGTTTTCATGGGACGCTATGCTAAAAATGACTGGGGTAGAACTTCAACTTCTAGACGATATCGACATGGTACTGATGGTTGAAAAAGGTATCCGCGGAGGCGTGTCCATGATTTCAAAAAAGTTTGCACAGGCTAATAATCCCAAAGCACCTGAATATGACCCATCGAAACCAAACACCTGGCTCACGTACCTAGATATGAATAATTTGTACGGTACGAGTATGTCTGAATCCTTACCGGAAAAAGACTTTGCATGGCTGACACCTgaacaaatttcaaatttagTTGTTTCTAACATTGACGACAACGCGGACACGGGTTACATTTTAGAAGTTGACCTTGAGTATCCGGAACATTTACATGACAAACATAATGACTACCCCTTGGCCCCCGAGAACATCGGCATTACGAAAGATATGCTTTCTCCCCATTCTCAAGATCTTCGAgagaaattaaatatcaaagGCAAACCATTCAGAAAACTAGTTCCAAATCTATACCCCAAGCAACAATACGTCCTCCATTATCGAAACTTGAAATACTATCTCTCCAAAGGCATGCTACTTACAAAAATCCATCGAGTTATTGAATTTAAACAATTCGCTTGGTTGAAACCTTACATTGACTTTAATACAATCAAAAGAAAACAAGCCAAAAACGACTTTGAGAAAGACTTTTTCAAACTAATGAACAATTCCGTTTTTGGTAAGACAATGGAAAACATGAGGAAGAGAGTCAGCGTTGAGCTGGTGAATACACCAAAACGACTCAGAAAAGTATGTGCTAAACCAAATTTTCagtcttttaaaatttttaacaaaGATCTTGTTGCAGTCAAcatgaagaaaacaaatattatcttaAATCGGCCGATTTATGCAGGGTTCTGTATTCTAGAGGTATCAAAGATATTCATGTATGAGTTCCATTATGATTTCATCAAACAAAAGTACGGACCAAAAGCAGAATTATTATTCACTGACACGGACTCTCTCGCGTACTGCATAGAAACACCTGACTGGTACGGGGACATTCGAGACAATGCTGACCTGTTTGACACTAGCAATTTCCCAAAAGACAGCTCTTTGTTTAGCATGAACAATTGCAAAGTCCTCGGTAAAATGAAAGACGAGTGTAGCGGTCAAATTATGGACCAGTTTGTAGGATTAAAACCCAAAATGTATAGTCTGACATGTGGGGGTGTAGAGAAACGTACGGCTAAAGGAGTGAAGAAATCAGTCATTGAAAAGCAACTGAGACATCAAGCGTATTTACTCTGTCTTTCCGAACAAAGCAGTTGCAAACATAAAATGAATCTTATACGTAGTTTCGATCACCAACTCTATAGTATAACGGTCAACAAGACCAGTCTGTCTCCGTATGACGACAAACGGTATTTCACTGGCATAGACAGTTTGGCTTATGGTCATTATACAATTTCACAAACATGA